In Opitutaceae bacterium TAV5, one genomic interval encodes:
- a CDS encoding allophanate hydrolase (catalyzes the hydrolysis of allophanate), with translation MPLLGVPFAIKDNIDVAGLPTTVACPEFSWTPETTAPAVQRLLDAGAILVGKTNLDQFATGLVGTRSPYGIVPNVFDPRYISGGSSSGSASVVARGLVPFALGTDTAGSGRVPAGFNNIVGLKPTRGWISTRGVFPACRTLDCVSVFALTVADAALATSVAAGPDAIDGYSRTPPPGALTRRLPAAPDTCTGAAASPPPDARLRAIRSGGTGVPSGDGDVAAPKLPDTRPRLGIPATPEWFGDRQAAAAWERALDQARATGAVLVPLDFSLLFEVAALLYQGPWVAERYAAIESLITTQPEAIHPVVRGIIEQARRHDAVSVFRAQYRLADLKRTCDALTASVDALLVPTAPTLPTIADVLANPVEINSRLGTWTNFVNLLDGCALALPAPFRDDGLPAGVTLIAPAWSDAALAAFGQTWEHLTPQPPGIAGLPPFPDPAATPLPFPSAPTVRLAVVGAHLRGLPLNHQLTERGAVLVEQTTTSPDYRLFALPGTVPPKPGLVKTPTGDGAPIVVELWDMPVEAFGSFVALVPPPLGIGTLTLADGRTVKGFICETWATADARDITDYGGWRAFLAATNPSTPAVPANA, from the coding sequence CTGCCCCTGCTCGGCGTGCCGTTCGCGATCAAGGACAACATCGATGTCGCCGGGCTCCCCACCACCGTGGCCTGTCCGGAATTTTCCTGGACGCCCGAAACCACCGCCCCGGCCGTGCAACGCCTGCTCGACGCCGGCGCGATCCTCGTCGGCAAAACCAACCTCGACCAGTTCGCCACCGGCCTGGTCGGCACGCGCTCGCCCTACGGCATCGTCCCCAACGTCTTCGATCCACGCTACATCTCGGGCGGCTCCAGCTCCGGCTCGGCCTCCGTGGTCGCGCGCGGCCTCGTGCCGTTCGCGCTCGGCACCGACACCGCCGGCTCGGGCCGCGTGCCCGCCGGGTTCAACAACATCGTCGGCCTCAAACCCACGCGCGGCTGGATCAGCACGCGCGGCGTTTTCCCCGCCTGCCGCACGCTCGACTGCGTATCCGTTTTCGCCCTCACCGTCGCCGACGCCGCCCTCGCGACCTCCGTCGCCGCCGGTCCGGATGCCATCGACGGTTATTCGCGCACCCCGCCGCCGGGTGCGCTGACCAGACGCCTGCCCGCCGCACCGGACACTTGCACCGGAGCGGCGGCGTCCCCGCCGCCGGACGCGCGACTGCGCGCTATCCGGTCCGGCGGGACTGGCGTCCCGTCCGGCGACGGGGACGTCGCCGCTCCGAAACTGCCGGATACCCGTCCCCGCCTCGGCATCCCGGCCACCCCGGAATGGTTTGGCGACCGGCAGGCTGCCGCCGCCTGGGAACGCGCCCTCGATCAGGCGCGGGCCACCGGCGCCGTGCTCGTGCCGCTGGATTTTTCTCTGCTGTTCGAAGTCGCCGCGCTGCTCTACCAGGGACCGTGGGTGGCGGAGCGCTACGCAGCCATCGAATCCCTGATCACCACGCAGCCGGAAGCGATCCATCCGGTCGTGCGCGGTATCATCGAACAGGCGCGCCGCCACGACGCCGTATCCGTTTTCAGGGCACAGTATCGCCTCGCGGATCTCAAACGCACCTGCGATGCGCTGACGGCTTCCGTCGATGCGCTGCTCGTGCCGACCGCGCCCACCCTGCCGACCATCGCCGATGTGCTCGCCAATCCGGTGGAGATCAACAGCCGCCTCGGCACCTGGACCAATTTCGTCAACCTCCTCGACGGATGTGCCCTCGCGCTGCCCGCCCCCTTCCGCGACGACGGCCTGCCGGCGGGCGTCACACTGATCGCCCCCGCCTGGAGCGATGCCGCCCTCGCCGCCTTCGGCCAGACCTGGGAACACCTTACGCCGCAACCGCCCGGCATCGCCGGTCTGCCGCCGTTTCCCGACCCCGCCGCGACGCCGCTCCCTTTTCCTTCCGCGCCGACCGTCCGGCTCGCTGTCGTCGGCGCGCACCTCCGCGGCCTGCCGCTCAATCACCAGCTCACCGAACGCGGCGCCGTGTTGGTGGAGCAAACCACCACCAGCCCCGATTACCGGCTGTTCGCGCTGCCCGGCACGGTGCCGCCCAAACCCGGCCTCGTGAAAACGCCCACCGGAGACGGCGCGCCGATCGTCGTCGAACTGTGGGACATGCCGGTCGAAGCGTTCGGGTCGTTCGTGGCGCTGGTCCCCCCGCCGCTCGGGATCGGTACGCTCACTCTCGCCGACGGACGCACGGTGAAGGGTTTTATCTGCGAAACGTGGGCTACTGCCGACGCCCGCGACATCACGGACTACGGCGGCTGGCGCGCATTTCTGGCCGCGACAAACCCGTCAACGCCTGCGGTTCCCGCCAACGCATGA
- a CDS encoding pseudouridine synthase — protein sequence MPDIQDLPLGPGVRLIAHDANGLAALDKPAGVLSHPNDRADEPRSLLHTRYVRDGEYYEWTSQGRSPETGNGTPDAPPRRLWLLNRLDSATSGAILVCADGDLAREIRALFLRKQILKVYHALVFGIPSQARQIWRDRLVVQKKGGVIRTGTGGNIPSEAHMTVLRQQRSGPFPLALLELEPRTGRSHQLRVQCASRHLPIVGDATYGDFAANRAIAKKHGLKRLCLHSHETAFDYEWRGRTHTFRATAPTPSELLRLL from the coding sequence ATGCCGGACATTCAAGACCTCCCCCTCGGTCCCGGCGTCCGCCTCATCGCACACGATGCCAACGGCCTTGCCGCGCTCGACAAACCCGCCGGCGTCCTCTCGCACCCCAACGATCGGGCCGACGAACCCCGCTCGCTGCTCCATACCCGCTACGTCCGCGACGGCGAATACTACGAATGGACATCACAGGGCCGGAGCCCGGAAACCGGAAACGGGACCCCCGACGCGCCCCCGCGCCGCCTGTGGCTTCTCAACCGCCTCGATTCCGCCACCTCCGGCGCAATCCTCGTCTGCGCCGACGGCGACCTCGCCCGCGAAATCCGCGCATTGTTTCTCCGCAAACAGATCCTCAAGGTTTACCACGCGCTCGTATTCGGAATTCCCTCACAAGCACGCCAGATCTGGCGCGACCGGCTCGTCGTGCAGAAAAAAGGCGGCGTGATCCGCACCGGCACCGGCGGCAACATTCCCTCCGAAGCGCACATGACCGTTCTCCGCCAGCAACGCAGCGGCCCCTTCCCGCTGGCGCTCCTCGAGCTGGAACCGCGCACCGGCCGCAGTCACCAGCTCCGCGTGCAATGCGCCTCGCGCCATCTTCCCATCGTCGGCGACGCCACCTACGGCGATTTCGCCGCCAACCGGGCGATTGCCAAAAAACACGGGCTGAAGCGCCTCTGCCTCCACTCGCACGAAACCGCCTTCGACTACGAGTGGCGCGGCCGCACCCACACCTTCCGCGCCACCGCGCCGACGCCGTCCGAATTGCTCCGGCTCCTGTAA
- a CDS encoding alanine racemase yields MKPDMARQPTILDVAKKSGFSKSTVSLVLQDSPEIPDKTKTAVRKVMAKLGYRHNRFARSLRTRRSHVVGMVIQDHLNPFYAEIVQHAEQLLRRHGYDLVVSSSNTDLETETLAIERLFAMQVDGMIVSTMDYARAEPLLSSMQAQGTHCVVAGPAYPGIPFDAATINDRPAMRAVMEHLFALGHRHIGFIWGAPAFQAIGARFEVFRQELEAAGLSVREEWVKRCGFRLEDGYAAAAALLQMKKRPTAVFALNDLLALATIRAARDLRLDVPGDISVVGADNVQLAMSFCPSLTTIDQPIEQYATELTRLALSGIEKKTPPSPAARKSAAAASSAAGMAGTAGKALRWTPERVELTAGFLVRESTGPVRG; encoded by the coding sequence ATGAAGCCCGACATGGCCAGACAACCCACCATCCTCGACGTTGCGAAGAAGAGCGGATTTTCCAAAAGCACCGTATCGCTCGTGTTGCAGGACAGCCCGGAGATCCCGGACAAGACCAAGACGGCGGTCCGCAAGGTGATGGCGAAGCTCGGCTACCGGCACAACCGCTTCGCCCGCAGCCTGCGCACGCGCCGGTCGCATGTCGTCGGCATGGTGATACAGGATCATCTCAACCCGTTTTACGCCGAGATCGTGCAGCACGCGGAGCAGCTTTTGCGCCGGCACGGCTACGATCTGGTGGTGAGCAGCAGCAACACCGACCTGGAAACCGAAACGCTGGCGATCGAGCGGCTTTTCGCGATGCAGGTGGACGGGATGATCGTCTCGACGATGGATTACGCGCGTGCCGAGCCGTTGCTCTCGTCGATGCAGGCGCAGGGGACGCATTGCGTGGTGGCCGGTCCGGCGTATCCGGGAATCCCTTTCGACGCGGCCACGATCAACGATCGCCCGGCGATGCGCGCGGTGATGGAGCATCTTTTCGCGCTCGGGCACCGGCACATCGGTTTTATCTGGGGCGCGCCGGCTTTCCAGGCGATCGGCGCGCGCTTCGAGGTGTTTCGCCAGGAACTGGAGGCGGCGGGCCTGAGCGTGCGGGAAGAGTGGGTGAAGCGTTGCGGCTTCCGGCTCGAGGACGGTTACGCGGCGGCGGCGGCCTTGTTGCAGATGAAGAAACGGCCGACCGCGGTCTTCGCGCTCAACGACCTGCTCGCGCTCGCCACGATCCGCGCCGCGCGCGACCTTCGCCTGGACGTGCCGGGCGATATTTCCGTGGTGGGTGCGGACAACGTGCAACTGGCGATGTCGTTTTGCCCGTCGCTGACGACGATCGACCAGCCGATCGAACAATACGCCACGGAGCTTACCCGGCTGGCCCTTTCGGGCATCGAGAAAAAAACACCGCCATCGCCTGCCGCCCGCAAATCCGCGGCGGCGGCATCCTCAGCCGCGGGCATGGCGGGTACCGCCGGCAAGGCTCTTCGCTGGACACCGGAGCGGGTCGAATTGACGGCCGGATTCCTCGTCCGCGAAAGCACGGGGCCGGTGCGAGGGTGA
- a CDS encoding virulence factor → MRAKVIKSGNSQAVRIPAAFRLAAKEVEITREGGRLVIMDPKDMARRHRAMRKLMTLPPIEEEWPRP, encoded by the coding sequence GTGAGAGCAAAAGTCATCAAAAGCGGAAATTCGCAAGCTGTTCGTATCCCGGCGGCCTTTCGGCTGGCCGCCAAAGAGGTTGAAATCACCCGTGAAGGCGGACGGCTCGTTATCATGGACCCCAAGGACATGGCTCGCCGCCATCGCGCGATGCGCAAGTTGATGACGCTTCCTCCGATCGAGGAAGAATGGCCCCGCCCCTGA
- a CDS encoding pirin (stability determinant protein), whose protein sequence is MRIYLPDTNVFSRAMRKQDAALSERFIEAAPRICLSAVVWFELTYGAEKRPDLPVFQERLNLLREAIPETEPFDEEAAWHAARLRVYLETLKPNAQPVGHYDLLLAGHALSIGAILVTHNVREFVRVPGLVVEDWQTED, encoded by the coding sequence ATGCGCATCTATTTGCCCGACACGAATGTGTTTTCACGCGCGATGCGGAAACAGGATGCGGCGCTTTCGGAACGTTTCATTGAGGCGGCTCCCCGGATCTGCCTCTCGGCGGTTGTCTGGTTCGAGCTGACCTATGGAGCGGAGAAGCGCCCGGACCTGCCGGTTTTTCAGGAGCGGCTTAATCTGCTGAGAGAGGCGATTCCGGAAACCGAACCGTTTGACGAGGAAGCCGCATGGCACGCGGCGCGCCTGCGTGTCTACCTCGAAACGCTGAAACCGAACGCGCAGCCGGTCGGGCATTACGACCTGCTGCTGGCCGGACATGCCCTGAGCATCGGCGCGATCCTGGTGACGCACAATGTCCGCGAATTCGTCCGCGTTCCCGGCCTTGTGGTGGAAGACTGGCAAACGGAAGACTGA
- a CDS encoding antitoxin, producing the protein MATKTISLEIEAYDMLKKEKRAPGESFSQVVRRLVTDRPALTAEELIEALQPFEGKGAGKKRRRHAAA; encoded by the coding sequence ATGGCAACGAAAACGATATCCCTCGAAATTGAGGCGTACGACATGTTGAAAAAGGAAAAGCGCGCGCCCGGCGAGTCGTTTTCACAGGTGGTGCGCCGTCTGGTGACCGACCGCCCCGCCTTGACGGCGGAAGAGCTCATTGAGGCGCTGCAACCGTTCGAAGGCAAGGGAGCCGGGAAAAAGCGTCGCCGCCATGCTGCTGCTTGA
- a CDS encoding twitching motility protein PilT, with amino-acid sequence MLLLDTSFLIELESEVSARVLGAAKRFLAAKPLESVAVSIISLGEFAEGFEDKNDVEAFLSRFRVISLSRSIAYKAAAMQASLSQRLGENDAWIAATALTYDADLIGREKAFARVPRLRYKTF; translated from the coding sequence ATGCTGCTGCTTGATACCAGTTTTCTGATCGAACTCGAATCCGAGGTGTCTGCACGCGTCTTGGGGGCGGCCAAACGTTTTCTGGCGGCGAAGCCGTTGGAAAGTGTTGCGGTGAGCATCATATCCCTTGGCGAATTTGCCGAAGGCTTTGAGGACAAAAATGACGTTGAGGCATTTTTGTCGCGATTCCGGGTTATTTCCCTATCGCGGAGCATTGCCTACAAGGCAGCGGCGATGCAGGCGTCGCTTTCGCAACGGCTCGGGGAAAATGATGCATGGATTGCCGCCACCGCGTTGACTTATGACGCCGACCTGATCGGAAGGGAAAAGGCGTTCGCGCGCGTCCCGCGATTGCGTTACAAGACATTCTGA